A genomic segment from Torulaspora delbrueckii CBS 1146 chromosome 3, complete genome encodes:
- the PUP3 gene encoding proteasome core particle subunit beta 3 (similar to Saccharomyces cerevisiae PUP3 (YER094C); ancestral locus Anc_7.383) — MSDPSSINGGIVVAMAGKDCVAIASDLRLGSQSLGVSNKFEKIFHYGHVFLGITGLATDVTTLSETFRYKTNLYKLREDRPIEPETFTQLVSSTLYERRFGPYFVGPVVAGINSKTEKPFIAGFDLIGCIDEAKDFIVSGTASDQLFGMCESLYEPNLEAEDLFETISQALLNAADRDALSGWGAVVYIIKKDKVVKRYLKTRQD; from the coding sequence ATGTCCGATCCAAGCTCGATAAATGGTGGTATAGTTGTGGCAATGGCCGGTAAGGATTGTGTGGCCATCGCCTCAGATCTTCGTCTAGGGAGTCAGTCTCTTGGTGTTTCCAACAAATTTGAGAAGATATTTCATTATGGACACGTCTTTCTCGGTATCACAGGGTTAGCCACCGATGTGACGACATTGAGTGAGACATTTCGTTACAAGACGAATTTATACAAGCTGAGGGAGGACAGACCGATTGAGCCAGAGACGTTCACACAATTGGTTTCTAGCACTCTGTATGAGAGGCGGTTTGGGCCATATTTTGTAGGGCCTGTAGTGGCGGGCATCAATTCTAAGACTGAGAAGCCTTTCATCGCAGGGTTCGACTTGATCGGTTGTATTGACGAAGCCAAAGACTTCATCGTAAGCGGAACTGCTTCTGACCAACTATTTGGTATGTGTGAATCCCTGTACGAGCCTAATTTAGAGGCAgaagatctttttgaaaccaTAAGTCAGGCACTTCTAAACGCAGCAGATCGTGATGCACTTTCAGGTTGGGGTGCCGTAGTGTACATTATAAAGAAGGATAAGGTGGTAAAAAGATACTTGAAGACAAGACAAGATTga
- the CMC2 gene encoding Cmc2p (similar to Saccharomyces cerevisiae YBL059C-A; ancestral locus Anc_7.382): MHPQLESKRFNSCYDLIVALDKCHQKEYYKRIFGLCNNEKDALTKCLHDARLAGERDLIKQRREERKAVENKWKKIDEEEYGEDAILKKILERHQAKKSVSSKPADSK; encoded by the exons GTCCAAGAGGTTTAACT CCTGTTACGATCTGATCGTTGCACTTGATAAGTGTCACCAGAAAGAGTATTACAAGAGGATCTTTGGACTGTGTAACAATGAGAAAGATGCGTTGACTAAATGTCTTCACGATGCCAGACTGGCCGGGGAAAGAGACCTAATCAAACAGAGAAGGGAGGAAAGGAAAGCTGTCGAGAATaaatggaagaagattgatgaggaagagtaCGGTGAAGATGCCATATTAAAGAAGATTCTCGAGAGGCATCAGGCCAAGAAGAGCGTATCGAGCAAGCCTGCCGATTCGAAATAG